In the genome of Kitasatospora cathayae, one region contains:
- a CDS encoding SCO5555 family protein, whose product MHRHHEPPYAGGEPASEESMGRGSERRIDDRPDVTSATPAEAPDDLEVAALYALVAERLKQAHARVHALNVSVDAKTALTRQLLIVTETAKRDLPEAARRLSRFVHDLDEGHPPLD is encoded by the coding sequence ATGCACCGGCACCATGAACCTCCGTACGCGGGCGGCGAACCCGCGTCCGAGGAGTCCATGGGCCGGGGATCCGAACGCCGAATTGACGATCGGCCGGACGTCACCTCCGCAACACCAGCTGAGGCGCCGGACGACCTGGAAGTCGCAGCGCTCTACGCGCTCGTGGCCGAGCGGTTGAAGCAAGCTCACGCCCGCGTGCATGCGCTGAACGTGTCTGTCGATGCAAAGACCGCTCTCACCCGTCAACTGCTCATCGTCACGGAGACCGCCAAGCGCGATCTTCCGGAGGCGGCAAGGCGGTTGAGTCGCTTTGTACATGACCTCGACGAGGGGCACCCGCCGCTCGACTGA
- a CDS encoding HU family DNA-binding protein, whose translation MNKAQLVEAVAEQLGGRKAAAEAVDAVLDTMVRAVVAGDRVSVTGFGTFEKVERSARFARNPQTGERVKVKKTSVPRFRPGQGFKDLVSGSKKLPKEGPSVKKAPKGSLTPGKAGVAATPAAKRAATKRAATAAAAAPAAAKKAAAKKAPAAKKVTAAAAKKAAPAKKATTAAAAKKTTAAATKKTAAAAKKATTTAAAKKTTATAKKATATAKKTAPAKKTATRKTTARKTSAK comes from the coding sequence GTGAACAAGGCTCAGCTTGTCGAAGCGGTGGCCGAGCAGCTGGGCGGTCGCAAGGCTGCCGCAGAGGCCGTCGACGCAGTGCTCGACACCATGGTCCGTGCCGTTGTGGCCGGTGACCGGGTTTCGGTCACCGGTTTCGGCACCTTCGAGAAGGTGGAGCGCTCCGCGCGCTTCGCCCGCAACCCGCAGACCGGCGAGCGGGTCAAGGTCAAGAAGACCTCGGTCCCCCGCTTCCGTCCGGGCCAGGGCTTCAAGGACCTGGTCAGCGGCAGCAAGAAGCTGCCGAAGGAAGGCCCCTCGGTGAAGAAGGCCCCCAAGGGCTCCCTCACCCCGGGCAAGGCCGGTGTCGCCGCGACCCCGGCCGCCAAGCGTGCCGCCACCAAGCGCGCCGCCACCGCTGCCGCCGCCGCCCCGGCCGCCGCCAAGAAGGCCGCCGCCAAGAAGGCGCCCGCCGCCAAGAAGGTCACGGCCGCCGCCGCGAAGAAGGCGGCTCCCGCCAAGAAGGCGACCACCGCCGCCGCCGCCAAGAAGACCACGGCCGCCGCGACCAAGAAGACGGCCGCTGCCGCCAAGAAGGCGACCACCACGGCTGCCGCCAAGAAGACCACGGCCACCGCCAAGAAGGCGACCGCCACGGCCAAGAAGACGGCGCCGGCGAAGAAGACCGCCACCCGCAAGACCACCGCGCGCAAGACCTCTGCCAAGTAA
- the leuD gene encoding 3-isopropylmalate dehydratase small subunit, with product MEKFTTHTGRAVPLRRSNVDTDQIIPAHWLKKVTRTGFEDGLFEAWRKDESFVLNRPERQGATVLVAGPEFGTGSSREHAVWALQNYGFHAVISSRFADIFRGNSLKNGLLTVVLPQEAVERLWSLTESDPSAEITVDLEKREVRAEGVTESFELDDNVRWRLLNGLDDISITLQNEADIAAYEATRPAFKPRTLPVS from the coding sequence ATGGAGAAGTTCACCACCCACACCGGCCGGGCCGTCCCGCTGCGCCGCAGTAACGTGGACACCGACCAGATCATCCCGGCCCATTGGCTCAAGAAGGTCACCCGAACCGGTTTCGAGGACGGGCTGTTCGAAGCCTGGCGCAAGGACGAGTCGTTCGTCCTCAACCGGCCCGAGCGCCAGGGGGCCACCGTCCTGGTGGCCGGGCCCGAGTTCGGCACCGGCTCCTCCCGCGAGCACGCCGTCTGGGCGCTGCAGAACTACGGCTTCCACGCGGTCATCTCCTCGCGCTTCGCCGACATCTTCCGCGGCAACTCCCTGAAGAACGGCCTGCTGACCGTCGTGCTGCCGCAGGAGGCCGTGGAACGCCTCTGGTCGCTCACCGAGAGTGACCCTTCGGCCGAGATCACCGTTGATCTGGAGAAGCGGGAGGTCCGGGCCGAAGGCGTCACCGAGTCCTTCGAACTGGACGACAACGTCCGGTGGCGGCTGCTCAACGGCCTGGACGACATCAGCATCACCCTGCAGAACGAGGCCGACATCGCCGCCTACGAAGCGACCCGTCCGGCGTTCAAGCCCCGTACTCTGCCGGTCTCCTGA